The Humulus lupulus chromosome 3, drHumLupu1.1, whole genome shotgun sequence genome window below encodes:
- the LOC133824864 gene encoding probable protein S-acyltransferase 1, with amino-acid sequence MATPQEKETPNRVYQVWKGSNKFFCGGRFIFGPDAASVLLSVFLIAGPAIAFCVKVYYEIDHMRYYYKSNWNLVLVVGAILTLLDLTFLFLTSSRDPGIVPRNTRPLEPDEADVPTPSMEWVNGRTPHLKLPRTKDVLVNGHTIKVKYCDTCLLYRPPRASHCSICNNCVLRFDHHCPWVGQCIGIRNYRFFFAFISTSTILCIYVFTFSWIHIIRRHGKVLEAMKVDYLSDFLIAYCFIAVWFVGGLTAFHLYLICTNQTTYENFRYRYDKKENPYNKGVAGNCGETFLSTIPPSLNKFRSFFEEDEHVMVRSLTPDFGESAMSSKEKIDIEMGTRQSEDGAFPLPVILRDLNYDDLEKNPEEERRHGLDSYLPVETEEKESSGGNLRIDGEEDGDDVQVQHSPARERVRESLDSAMVIDGALERNDNRSHSRRAVVTHNQA; translated from the exons ATGGCCACCCCTCAGGAGAAGGAGACACCCAATAGGGTCTATCAAGTTTGGAAGGGAAGCAAT AAATTTTTCTGTGGTGGGCGATTCATTTTTGGCCCCGATGCAGCGTCTGTGCTTCTATCTGTATTTCTTATAGCTGGGCCTGCAATTGCCTTTTGTGTAAAGGTGTATTATGAAATAGATCACATGAGGTACTACTATAAAAGTAACTGGAATCTCGTATTGGTCGTTGGCGCAATTCTTActcttttg GATTTGACATTTCTCTTCCTAACATCTAGTAGAGATCCGGGTATTGTTCCTAGAAATACAAGGCCTCTTGAACCAGATGAAGCTGATGTTCCTACACCGTCCATGGAGTGGGTTAATGGTAGGACTCCACATTTGAAACTACCTCGAACGAAAGATGTTCTTGTGAATGGTCACACAATAAAAGTGAAGTACTGCGACACTTGTTTGCTGTATCGCCCTCCCCGTGCTTCTCATTGTTCCATTTGCAACAACTGTGTCCTGAGATTTGATCATCATTGTCCCTGGGTCGGTCAATGCATTGGAATA CGTAACTATCGGTTCTTCTTCGCATTCATTTCAACTTCAACGATCCTATGCATTTATGTGTTCACGTTTTCTTGGATTCACATAATTAGGAGACACGGCAAAGTCTTGGAAGCTATGAAGGTTGATTATCTATCAGATTTTCTAATAGCATACTGCTTTATAGCTGTCTGGTTCGTCGGTGGTCTTACAGCTTTCCATCTCTACCTCATATGTACGAACCAAACTACTTATGAGAACTTCCGATACCGATATGACAAGAAGGAGAACCCATATAACAAGGGAGTTGCAGGCAACTGTGGAGAGACTTTCTTGTCTACAATCCCCCCTTCTTTGAACAAATTTCGATCATTTTTTGAGGAAGATGAGCACGTGATGGTGAGATCCCTGACTCCAGATTTTGGCGAAAGTGCTATGAGCTCCAAGGAGAAAATTGATATTGAAATGGGAACTAGGCAGTCTGAGGACGGTGCTTTTCCACTTCCGGTTATTTTGAGAGATTTGAATTATGACGATCTAGAAAAGAACCCAGAAGAAGAGCGAAGACATGGTTTGGACTCGTATTTGCCTGTTGAAACCGAAGAGAAAGAATCCTCTGGTGGGAATTTGAGAATAGATGgtgaagaagatggagatgatgTGCAAGTGCAACATTCTCCTGCAAGAGAAAGAGTACGAGAGTCTCTTGATAGTGCCATGGTTATTGATGGAGCGTTGGAGAGAAACGATAACAGAAGTCACTCTCGTCGAGCAGTGGTTACTCATAATCAAGCTTAG